The Periplaneta americana isolate PAMFEO1 chromosome 2, P.americana_PAMFEO1_priV1, whole genome shotgun sequence genome has a window encoding:
- the LOC138695274 gene encoding uncharacterized protein produces MWTRCILWVMLIFIDYAYCDRCKEKLTTAVREGKREKVKILLSNHRSTIDTDCTDENGDPLIYIAGREGHWETANLLVTYGFNDEVENSDGENVYSLPDSEQKKEFENWVHVWGGPGPECSEKANQALCTLIYEGDRKALEQGISYAEERLCCIGGLDIYNNSALTLLRTKEYMEFYRRLLPRACHKPTFRFGTLIDCEIFPWHCLYNWNVLHHHINEKNWNEVEHMIRIISLLNITDHNDRDYRGNTPLHMLADSDKWDTAVKLINVTSNLTVPDMHGNSIMLKAAVKRIWEVVELLMNKGVNISFTDMFGNSLLHMAASDKKWEIVRKLIDKGADVNKKNMHGNTALHMIANNEQWELAREIIKNRKGDTTVKDMYGRTVLDIFKLCNQNL; encoded by the exons ATGTGGACGCGCTGCATCCTTTGGGTGATGCTCATTTTTATCGACTATGCATACT gTGACAGATGTAAAGAGAAACTAACGACAGCCGTTCGTgagggaaaaagagagaaagttaAGATACTGCTATCCAACCATAGGTCTACTATTGACACTGACTGCACAGATGAAAATGGCGATCCACTCATCTACATAGCCGGCAGGGAGGGTCACTGGGAAACTGCTAATTTACTTGTCACATATGGCTTTAATGACGAAGTGGAAAACAGCGATGGCGAAAATGTGTATTCGTTACCGGACAGCGAACAGAAGAAGGAGTTTGAAAACTGGGTCCACGTTTGGGGCGGACCAGGTCCAGAATGTTCTGAGAAAGCCAACCAAGCACTCTGCACTCTCATTTACGAGGGTGACAGGAAGGCTCTTGAACAAGGTATATCGTACGCGGAAGAAAGATTATGCTGTATTGGCGGGCTTGATATCTACAACAACTCAGCTTTGACACTGCTTCGAACAAAAGAATACATGGAATTCTATCGCAGATTACTGCCACGTGCTTGCCACAAACCTACATTTAGATTTGGTACACTCATAGACTGCGAAATTTTTCCGTGGCATTGTCTCTATAATTGGAACGTTCTTCATCACCACATAAACGAAAAAAACTGGAACGAGGTAGAACATATGATCAGAATTATATCGCTACTAAATATAACTGACCATAACGATAGAGACTACAGGGGAAATACTCCATTGCATATGTTAGCAGACAGTGACAAATGGGATACTGCTGTAAAACTCATCAATGTTACTTCCAACCTTACCGTTCCTGATATGCATGGAAATAGCATCATGCTCAAGGCGGCCGTGAAAAGAATTTGGGAAGTAGTAGAATTGTTGATGAACAAAGGAGTGAACATTAGTTTTACTGATATGTTTGGCAATTCACTCCTACACATGGCAGCATCAGATAAAAAATGGGAAATAGTGCGAAAACTAATAGACAAAGGAGCAGACGTCAACAAAAAAAACATGCATGGTAATACAGCTTTACACATGATAGCTAACAATGAGCAATGGGAATTAGCGAGGGAGATCATAAAAAATCGAAAAGGGGACACTACTGTAAAGGACATGTATGGTAGAACAGTGTTGGATATCTTCAAATTATGcaaccaaaatctttaa